From one Branchiostoma floridae strain S238N-H82 chromosome 3, Bfl_VNyyK, whole genome shotgun sequence genomic stretch:
- the LOC118412503 gene encoding lactose-binding lectin l-2-like, protein MGCMQYMYFSNKCLTFSGLWTEKEAPMKSTLQDLPNPTCSDGYSFHENMCYKAFTTPQNQIVAQIKCLSECGDLAIPRTESIDKFLISLKNAADPQSNFWFGLKRLGLSEKFYWVSNESDIVDKNTDYTNWAPGRPDDEADDKDCVLYLAQDSNFPDKWDHLPCFATKLPYLCSTKCHLVQG, encoded by the exons ATGGGCTGtatgcagtacatgtatttttcaaataaatGCTTAACTTTTTCAGGCCTTTGGACTGAAAAAGAAGCCCCCATGAAGAGTACATTGCAAGACCTACCCAATCCAA CCTGCAGTGATGGATACAGCTTTCATGAGAACAtgtgctacaaggccttcaccACACCGCAAAACCAAATTGTCGCTCAAATCAAGTGTTTGTCAGAATGTGGCGACCTCGCCATACCCCGTACAGAGAGCATCGACAAGTTCCTCATCTCTCTGAAAAATGCTGCTGACCCCCAAAGCAACTTCTGGTTTGGTCTCAAGCGCCTTGGTCTCAGTGAGAAGTTTTACTGGGTGTCAAATGAGTCGGATATTGTGGACAAGAACACCGACTATACCAACTGGGCCCCCGGACGTCCTGATGATGAAGCCGACGATAAGGACTGTGTGTTGTACCTCGCCCAGGACTCAAATTTTCCTGATAAATGGGACCATCTTCCCTGTTTCGCAACCAAGCTACCATACCTATGTTCAACCAAGTGTCATTTAGTCCAAGGATAG
- the LOC118412082 gene encoding sal-like protein 1 isoform X3 — MTGDREGRQSVLLDYMYTARLHLTAGDAQEVMLAAVYLQVTDIMEDCTAYLGHTFQQSQLVGQRSTVSMETIPHGRQDNRENSVSEGGESQTQSRPRVSRDTSGDAVNHVNQGGSGLDRAHDGRCYPANHRTGSQANVGNRLREMHDGRSSSTKHTPALQSETGNRPEGVHDGRSSAANHTSGSQNTVVYRQGEVSEGTEVQVNKTGCLQSSQDNSKDVLTSSLITIKQEPEENDATLSSEVEDNPSLVEHHSHSEFPDCSFGASTESFSPVVTTVSSSHSIDRINTIANTLFQQHQEIYDKDSMNVHPQNRAVVPPGNQNMQASLPPFATGGYGPLNSLQGLFPMSSDPLASVDLWSVTSDTRSGSLDTSFYSRPQNKHVCVKCGASFKYASSLRAHKLYKHSNARPFICSTCGYSFKDKSMLKRHSRVHKKRPQTCVSLPSQVGIAAVDKSSCPADSIPVSSSECATPTSPTRAGDTSMEKSHSSVAQYEDSLQVQGHNHSDIMPDQSGVDGTEAPTRWTTEGGSLLQAGLQGNQKEEDGNTFDRTTPPRVDPDTAGSETINQVNMFSTMLPKSTPMLLTSEGVASTTESSVTREGNDLGEDNSKSHQQTTLRHGQAVVTCPSTFGNQGGVGNTTVSNISSFISRADVSTTQNEALFSMMAAGANPSQYHQIAMESPAEMSPKAFCCTECSAVFKYDSSLRAHKLYKHSNARPFVCQDCGYAFKAKGMLLRHRRSQHPKPDEQ; from the exons ATGACTGGTGACAGAGAAGGGAGACAGTCTGTGCTGctggactacatgtacacagccaggcTACACCTCACAGCTGGGGATGCACAGGAGGTCATGCTGGCCGCTGTGTACCTACAG GTGACTGACATCATGGAGGACTGTACAGCCTACCTGGGTCACACCTTCCAACAGTCCCAGCTagtaggtcagaggtcaacagtTTCCATGGAAACCATACCACATGGAAGGCAAGACAACAGGGAAAACAGTGTTTCAGAAGGAG GAGAATCTCAGACTCAGAGCAGGCCCAGGGTATCAAGAGACACATCAGGGGATGCTGTCAATCACGTGAATCAGGGTGGAAGTGGATTGGACAGAGCACATGATGGAAGATGCTATCCAGCCAATCATAGGACTGGTAGCCAGGCCAATGTTGGAAACAGGCTGAGAGAAATGCATGATGGGAGGTCCAGCTCAACCAAACACACACCTGCTCTCCAGTCTGAGACAGGAAACAGACCTGAAGGAGTGCATGATGGGAGATCCAGTGCAGCCAATCACACGTCCGGTAGTCAGAACACTGTAGTTTACAGACAGGGAGAAGTGAGTGAAGGGACTGAGGTACAAGTAAACAAAACAGGTTGTTTACAGTCTAGCCAGGACAACAGCAAGGACGTGTTGACTTCATCTCTTATCACTATTAAACAAGAACCTGAAGAAAACGATGCAACACTTTCTTCAGAAGTTGAAGACAACCCTTCCTTGGTTGAGCATCATTCACACTCTGAGTTTCCAGACTGTTCATTTGGAGCTAGCACTGAATCCTTCTCACCAGTTGTTACTACAGTATCAAGTAGTCATTCTATCGATCGGATAAACACAATTGCAAATACTTTGTTTCAACAGCACCAAGAGATATATGATAAAGACAGCATGAATGTTCATCCCCAAAACAGAGCAGTTGTGCCACCTGGAAACCAAAATATGCAAGCATCTCTTCCACCTTTTGCCACCGGGGGTTATGGACCTTTGAACTCCCTCCAAGGTCTCTTCCCAATGTCCTCTGACCCCTTGGCATCAGTTGACCTTTGGTCTGTGACCTCTGACACGAGGTCAGGTAGTCTTGACACCAGTTTTTACAGCAGGCCCCAGAACAAGCATGTCTGTGTGAAGTGTGGGGCGTCGTTCAAGTATGCTAGTTCCCTCCGTGCACACAAGCTTTACAAGCATTCCAACGCCCGCCCGTTCATCTGCTCTACTTGTGGCTACAGCTTCAAGGATAAAAGCATGCTGAAGCGGCATTCTAGAGTGCACAAGAAAAGGCCGCAAACTTGTGTCTCCTTGCCATCCCAAGTAGGTATTGCTGCTGTCGATAAATCTTCATGTCCTGCTGATAGCATACCAGTATCTAGTAGCGAGTGTGCTACACCTACTTCACCTACTAGAGCAGGTGACACAAGCATGGAGAAATCCCATTCGAGTGTAGCACAGTATGAGGACAGTTTACAAGTTCAAGGGCACAACCACAGTGACATAATGCCGGATCAAAGTGGTGTTGACGGCACAGAAGCCCCGACACGTTGGACTACCGAAGGGGGTTCACTCCTGCAGGCTGGCCTACAGGGCAATCAAAAAGAGGAAGATGGTAACACTTTTGATAGAACAACGCCCCCTAGAGTGGACCCTGATACTGCAGGCAGTGAAACTATCAACCAGGTCAACATGTTTTCAACAATGTTGCCAAAATCGACTCCCATGTTGTTGACGTCGGAGGGTGTAGCAAGTACAACAGAGTCATCCGTGACGAGGGAAGGTAATGACCTTGGGGAAGACAACTCAAAGTCACACCAACAGACGACCTTGAGGCACGGACAGGCTGTTGTAACATGTCCTTCAACATTTGGAAACCAAGGTGGTGTAGGAAATACTACTGTCAGTAACATCAGTTCTTTCATATCTCGTGCTGACGTTTCAACTACGCAGAATGAGGCATTGTTTTCCATGATGGCCGCCGGAGCAAATCCGTCACAATATCATCAGATTGCCATGGAAAGCCCCGCTGAAATGTCGCCCAAAGCGTTCTGTTGTACGGAGTGTAGCGCTGTGTTTAAGTACGACAGCTCACTCCGTGCCCACAAGCTGTACAAGCACAGCAACGCACGCCCGTTCGTTTGTCAGGACTGCGGATATGCCTTCAAAGCAAAGGGGATGTTACTGCGTCACAGAAGGTCGCAGCATCCCAAACCTGATGAACAGTAA
- the LOC118412082 gene encoding sal-like protein 1 isoform X1 — protein sequence MAALMPHTCQYPALPSRILTCLQEQRQAGQMCDVIIKVGSRSFPAHRGVLCACSGYFKALFTDSEASSVELRLVTEKGVSVLLDYMYTARLHLTAGDAQEVMLAAVYLQVTDIMEDCTAYLGHTFQQSQLVGQRSTVSMETIPHGRQDNRENSVSEGGESQTQSRPRVSRDTSGDAVNHVNQGGSGLDRAHDGRCYPANHRTGSQANVGNRLREMHDGRSSSTKHTPALQSETGNRPEGVHDGRSSAANHTSGSQNTVVYRQGEVSEGTEVQVNKTGCLQSSQDNSKDVLTSSLITIKQEPEENDATLSSEVEDNPSLVEHHSHSEFPDCSFGASTESFSPVVTTVSSSHSIDRINTIANTLFQQHQEIYDKDSMNVHPQNRAVVPPGNQNMQASLPPFATGGYGPLNSLQGLFPMSSDPLASVDLWSVTSDTRSGSLDTSFYSRPQNKHVCVKCGASFKYASSLRAHKLYKHSNARPFICSTCGYSFKDKSMLKRHSRVHKKRPQTCVSLPSQVGIAAVDKSSCPADSIPVSSSECATPTSPTRAGDTSMEKSHSSVAQYEDSLQVQGHNHSDIMPDQSGVDGTEAPTRWTTEGGSLLQAGLQGNQKEEDGNTFDRTTPPRVDPDTAGSETINQVNMFSTMLPKSTPMLLTSEGVASTTESSVTREGNDLGEDNSKSHQQTTLRHGQAVVTCPSTFGNQGGVGNTTVSNISSFISRADVSTTQNEALFSMMAAGANPSQYHQIAMESPAEMSPKAFCCTECSAVFKYDSSLRAHKLYKHSNARPFVCQDCGYAFKAKGMLLRHRRSQHPKPDEQ from the exons ATGGCTGCCCTTATGCCCCACACCTGCCAGTACCCCGCCCTCCCCAGCCGTATCCTCACCTGTCTACAGGAGCAGAGACAGGCAGGACAGATGTGTGATGTCATCATTAAG GTTGGTAGCAGGAGCTTCCCTGCCCACAGAGGTGTCCTGTGTGCGTGTTCTGGGTACTTTAAGGCCCTGTTCACAGACAGTGAGGCGAGCAGTGTGGAGTTACGACTGGTGACAGAGAAGGGTGTGTCTGTGCTGctggactacatgtacacagccaggcTACATCTCACAGCTGGGGATGCACAGGAGGTCATGCTGGCTGCTGTGTACCTACAG GTGACTGACATCATGGAGGACTGTACAGCCTACCTGGGTCACACCTTCCAACAGTCCCAGCTagtaggtcagaggtcaacagtTTCCATGGAAACCATACCACATGGAAGGCAAGACAACAGGGAAAACAGTGTTTCAGAAGGAG GAGAATCTCAGACTCAGAGCAGGCCCAGGGTATCAAGAGACACATCAGGGGATGCTGTCAATCACGTGAATCAGGGTGGAAGTGGATTGGACAGAGCACATGATGGAAGATGCTATCCAGCCAATCATAGGACTGGTAGCCAGGCCAATGTTGGAAACAGGCTGAGAGAAATGCATGATGGGAGGTCCAGCTCAACCAAACACACACCTGCTCTCCAGTCTGAGACAGGAAACAGACCTGAAGGAGTGCATGATGGGAGATCCAGTGCAGCCAATCACACGTCCGGTAGTCAGAACACTGTAGTTTACAGACAGGGAGAAGTGAGTGAAGGGACTGAGGTACAAGTAAACAAAACAGGTTGTTTACAGTCTAGCCAGGACAACAGCAAGGACGTGTTGACTTCATCTCTTATCACTATTAAACAAGAACCTGAAGAAAACGATGCAACACTTTCTTCAGAAGTTGAAGACAACCCTTCCTTGGTTGAGCATCATTCACACTCTGAGTTTCCAGACTGTTCATTTGGAGCTAGCACTGAATCCTTCTCACCAGTTGTTACTACAGTATCAAGTAGTCATTCTATCGATCGGATAAACACAATTGCAAATACTTTGTTTCAACAGCACCAAGAGATATATGATAAAGACAGCATGAATGTTCATCCCCAAAACAGAGCAGTTGTGCCACCTGGAAACCAAAATATGCAAGCATCTCTTCCACCTTTTGCCACCGGGGGTTATGGACCTTTGAACTCCCTCCAAGGTCTCTTCCCAATGTCCTCTGACCCCTTGGCATCAGTTGACCTTTGGTCTGTGACCTCTGACACGAGGTCAGGTAGTCTTGACACCAGTTTTTACAGCAGGCCCCAGAACAAGCATGTCTGTGTGAAGTGTGGGGCGTCGTTCAAGTATGCTAGTTCCCTCCGTGCACACAAGCTTTACAAGCATTCCAACGCCCGCCCGTTCATCTGCTCTACTTGTGGCTACAGCTTCAAGGATAAAAGCATGCTGAAGCGGCATTCTAGAGTGCACAAGAAAAGGCCGCAAACTTGTGTCTCCTTGCCATCCCAAGTAGGTATTGCTGCTGTCGATAAATCTTCATGTCCTGCTGATAGCATACCAGTATCTAGTAGCGAGTGTGCTACACCTACTTCACCTACTAGAGCAGGTGACACAAGCATGGAGAAATCCCATTCGAGTGTAGCACAGTATGAGGACAGTTTACAAGTTCAAGGGCACAACCACAGTGACATAATGCCGGATCAAAGTGGTGTTGACGGCACAGAAGCCCCGACACGTTGGACTACCGAAGGGGGTTCACTCCTGCAGGCTGGCCTACAGGGCAATCAAAAAGAGGAAGATGGTAACACTTTTGATAGAACAACGCCCCCTAGAGTGGACCCTGATACTGCAGGCAGTGAAACTATCAACCAGGTCAACATGTTTTCAACAATGTTGCCAAAATCGACTCCCATGTTGTTGACGTCGGAGGGTGTAGCAAGTACAACAGAGTCATCCGTGACGAGGGAAGGTAATGACCTTGGGGAAGACAACTCAAAGTCACACCAACAGACGACCTTGAGGCACGGACAGGCTGTTGTAACATGTCCTTCAACATTTGGAAACCAAGGTGGTGTAGGAAATACTACTGTCAGTAACATCAGTTCTTTCATATCTCGTGCTGACGTTTCAACTACGCAGAATGAGGCATTGTTTTCCATGATGGCCGCCGGAGCAAATCCGTCACAATATCATCAGATTGCCATGGAAAGCCCCGCTGAAATGTCGCCCAAAGCGTTCTGTTGTACGGAGTGTAGCGCTGTGTTTAAGTACGACAGCTCACTCCGTGCCCACAAGCTGTACAAGCACAGCAACGCACGCCCGTTCGTTTGTCAGGACTGCGGATATGCCTTCAAAGCAAAGGGGATGTTACTGCGTCACAGAAGGTCGCAGCATCCCAAACCTGATGAACAGTAA
- the LOC118412082 gene encoding sal-like protein 1 isoform X2, whose amino-acid sequence MTGDREGRQSVLLDYMYTARLHLTAGDAQEVMLAAVYLQVTDIMEDCTAYLGHTFQQSQLVGQRSTVSMETIPHGRQDNRENSVSEGGESQTQSRPRVSRDTSGDAVNHVNQGGSGLDRAHDGRCYPANHRTGSQANVGNRLREMHDGRSSSTKHTPALQSETGNRPEGVHDGRSSAANHTSGSQNTVVYRQGEVSEGTEVQVNKTGCLQSSQDNSKDVLTSSLITIKQEPEENDATLSSEVEDNPSLVEHHSHSEFPDCSFGASTESFSPVVTTVSSSHSIDRINTIANTLFQQHQEIYDKDSMNVHPQNRAVVPPGNQNMQASLPPFATGGYGPLNSLQGLFPMSSDPLASVDLWSVTSDTRSGSLDTSFYSRPQNKHVCVKCGASFKYASSLRAHKLYKHSNARPFICSTCGYSFKDKSMLKRHSRVHKKRPQTCVSLPSQVGIAAVDKSSCPADSIPVSSSECATPTSPTRAGDTSMEKSHSSVAQYEDSLQVQGHNHSDIMPDQSGVDGTEAPTRWTTEGGSLLQAGLQGNQKEEDGNTFDRTTPPRVDPDTAGSETINQVNMFSTMLPKSTPMLLTSEGVASTTESSVTREGNDLGEDNSKSHQQTTLRHGQAVVTCPSTFGNQGGVGNTTVSNISSFISRADVSTTQNEALFSMMAAGANPSQYHQIAMESPAEMSPKAFCCTECSAVFKYDSSLRAHKLYKHSNARPFVCQDCGYAFKAKGMLLRHRRSQHPKPDEQ is encoded by the exons ATGACTGGTGACAGAGAAGGGAGACAGTCTGTGCTGctggactacatgtacacagccaggcTACACCTCACAGCTGGGGATGCACAGGAGGTCATGCTGGCTGCTGTGTACCTACAG GTGACTGACATCATGGAGGACTGTACAGCCTACCTGGGTCACACCTTCCAACAGTCCCAGCTagtaggtcagaggtcaacagtTTCCATGGAAACCATACCACATGGAAGGCAAGACAACAGGGAAAACAGTGTTTCAGAAGGAG GAGAATCTCAGACTCAGAGCAGGCCCAGGGTATCAAGAGACACATCAGGGGATGCTGTCAATCACGTGAATCAGGGTGGAAGTGGATTGGACAGAGCACATGATGGAAGATGCTATCCAGCCAATCATAGGACTGGTAGCCAGGCCAATGTTGGAAACAGGCTGAGAGAAATGCATGATGGGAGGTCCAGCTCAACCAAACACACACCTGCTCTCCAGTCTGAGACAGGAAACAGACCTGAAGGAGTGCATGATGGGAGATCCAGTGCAGCCAATCACACGTCCGGTAGTCAGAACACTGTAGTTTACAGACAGGGAGAAGTGAGTGAAGGGACTGAGGTACAAGTAAACAAAACAGGTTGTTTACAGTCTAGCCAGGACAACAGCAAGGACGTGTTGACTTCATCTCTTATCACTATTAAACAAGAACCTGAAGAAAACGATGCAACACTTTCTTCAGAAGTTGAAGACAACCCTTCCTTGGTTGAGCATCATTCACACTCTGAGTTTCCAGACTGTTCATTTGGAGCTAGCACTGAATCCTTCTCACCAGTTGTTACTACAGTATCAAGTAGTCATTCTATCGATCGGATAAACACAATTGCAAATACTTTGTTTCAACAGCACCAAGAGATATATGATAAAGACAGCATGAATGTTCATCCCCAAAACAGAGCAGTTGTGCCACCTGGAAACCAAAATATGCAAGCATCTCTTCCACCTTTTGCCACCGGGGGTTATGGACCTTTGAACTCCCTCCAAGGTCTCTTCCCAATGTCCTCTGACCCCTTGGCATCAGTTGACCTTTGGTCTGTGACCTCTGACACGAGGTCAGGTAGTCTTGACACCAGTTTTTACAGCAGGCCCCAGAACAAGCATGTCTGTGTGAAGTGTGGGGCGTCGTTCAAGTATGCTAGTTCCCTCCGTGCACACAAGCTTTACAAGCATTCCAACGCCCGCCCGTTCATCTGCTCTACTTGTGGCTACAGCTTCAAGGATAAAAGCATGCTGAAGCGGCATTCTAGAGTGCACAAGAAAAGGCCGCAAACTTGTGTCTCCTTGCCATCCCAAGTAGGTATTGCTGCTGTCGATAAATCTTCATGTCCTGCTGATAGCATACCAGTATCTAGTAGCGAGTGTGCTACACCTACTTCACCTACTAGAGCAGGTGACACAAGCATGGAGAAATCCCATTCGAGTGTAGCACAGTATGAGGACAGTTTACAAGTTCAAGGGCACAACCACAGTGACATAATGCCGGATCAAAGTGGTGTTGACGGCACAGAAGCCCCGACACGTTGGACTACCGAAGGGGGTTCACTCCTGCAGGCTGGCCTACAGGGCAATCAAAAAGAGGAAGATGGTAACACTTTTGATAGAACAACGCCCCCTAGAGTGGACCCTGATACTGCAGGCAGTGAAACTATCAACCAGGTCAACATGTTTTCAACAATGTTGCCAAAATCGACTCCCATGTTGTTGACGTCGGAGGGTGTAGCAAGTACAACAGAGTCATCCGTGACGAGGGAAGGTAATGACCTTGGGGAAGACAACTCAAAGTCACACCAACAGACGACCTTGAGGCACGGACAGGCTGTTGTAACATGTCCTTCAACATTTGGAAACCAAGGTGGTGTAGGAAATACTACTGTCAGTAACATCAGTTCTTTCATATCTCGTGCTGACGTTTCAACTACGCAGAATGAGGCATTGTTTTCCATGATGGCCGCCGGAGCAAATCCGTCACAATATCATCAGATTGCCATGGAAAGCCCCGCTGAAATGTCGCCCAAAGCGTTCTGTTGTACGGAGTGTAGCGCTGTGTTTAAGTACGACAGCTCACTCCGTGCCCACAAGCTGTACAAGCACAGCAACGCACGCCCGTTCGTTTGTCAGGACTGCGGATATGCCTTCAAAGCAAAGGGGATGTTACTGCGTCACAGAAGGTCGCAGCATCCCAAACCTGATGAACAGTAA
- the LOC118410858 gene encoding uncharacterized protein LOC118410858 isoform X2: MPRRKSKKVLIKLNAWKAEQENKKTGDEQGIAGHEKAEEQQVEGARERLADEQECEVTGEWQGEEFMFNPFTPNDQLQLAASSSQKIMLEHIADGTQLEKEKPHGA; encoded by the exons ATGCCAAGACGTAAAAGTAAAAAGGTGCTGATAAAGTTGAATGCATGGAAGGCAGAACAGGAAAATAAGAAGACGGGTGATGAGCAGGGCATAGCGGGACACGAGAAAGCTGAAGAGCAGCAAGTAGAGGGAGCAAGAGAAAGGCTGGCTGATGAGCAGGAGTGTGAGGTAACAGGGGAGTGGCAGGGGGAAGAGTTCATGTTCAACCCCTTCACACCAAATGATCAATTGCAGCTGGCAG CGTCAAGCAGTCAAAAGATCATGCTGGAACACATAGCAG ATGGGACCCAACTAGAGAAAGAAAAGCCGCACGGGGCCTAG
- the LOC118410858 gene encoding uncharacterized protein LOC118410858 isoform X1: protein MEGDGNCFYRAVSYHIFGTQEYHDVLRQRMIEYMSTMSKDLCSLLLEPGQTMEKFLSGECHPEGPPAKLGTWATQVEIDAMSLLLGRCIFVYASSSQKIMLEHIADGTQLEKEKPHGA, encoded by the exons ATGGAAGGGGATGGGAACTGTTTTTATAGAGCAGTAAGTTACCATATTTTTGGTACTCAGGAGTATCATGATGTACTCAGGCAGCGTATGATTGAATACATGTCAACAATGTCTAAGGATCTTTGCAGTTTATTATTGGAACCAGGACAAACCATGGAGAAGTTCCTGTCTGGTGAGTGTCATCCTGAGGGCCCTCCAGCAAAGCTTGGTACGTGGGCCACACAGGTTGAAATAGATGCAATGTCCTTACTACTGGGAAGATGCATCTTTGTGTACG CGTCAAGCAGTCAAAAGATCATGCTGGAACACATAGCAG ATGGGACCCAACTAGAGAAAGAAAAGCCGCACGGGGCCTAG